One Gemmatimonadaceae bacterium genomic window, GTGCCTGGATCGGCGAGCGATTTCTTCCGGCACACGAAGCCGCATTGCTCGCACCCGATACTCCGCTGATTTCCGGCGGGATTCTGGACTCCATCAGCACCTTGGGGCTCGTGGCGTTTCTCGAGGAACGCTATGGTATCGAGCTTGAGGCACACGAAGTCGGTCGCGATCGATTGGACACACTGCCGCGATTGAACAGCTCGTCCGCGAGAAACTCAAGCGTCCTGCCTGATCGTGGCACTTGCTCACAGACGCGCTCACGCTTCAGGCACAGGCCAGTGGCGATCGCATCGCGCTTCCGTGACGCGAACGCGCCTCCGATGTCGTATGGAGACCTCGACGCGCGTGCGCAACGGGTCGCGCTATTTCTTCACGCGCGCGGCATCAGCACCGGTGACCGGGTCGCACTGTACCTGCCGAAGTCCTCAAATGCGATCGCCTTCATGTTGGGTGTACTGCGCGCCGGCGCAGCCTACGTACCGATTGATCCTGCGGCACCGCCGTCTCGCGCCGCGCAGATTCTTGCGGACTGTTCGGCCCGTATCGCCGTTGTGGACACGTTGTATGCAGACGCGCTCACCGGAGCATCGCCGGGTTCCTCGGGCACCGAGATCTTCGCATTGACGGATTCGCATGCGCGTGATGCGATCACCCGCGTGCCGGTTACGGAACAACCAATG contains:
- a CDS encoding AMP-binding protein codes for the protein MTDTNISDDLRAWIGERFLPAHEAALLAPDTPLISGGILDSISTLGLVAFLEERYGIELEAHEVGRDRLDTLPRLNSSSARNSSVLPDRGTCSQTRSRFRHRPVAIASRFRDANAPPMSYGDLDARAQRVALFLHARGISTGDRVALYLPKSSNAIAFMLGVLRAGAAYVPIDPAAPPSRAAQILADCSARIAVVDTLYADALTGASPGSSGTEIFALTDSHARDAITRVPVTEQPMRPAHSRIEANAPAYIVHTSGSTGRPKGVEVSHEAAMTFVRWAVRAFELSTHDCLASHAPLHFDLSVFDIFAAQCA